In the genome of Methylophaga nitratireducenticrescens, one region contains:
- a CDS encoding M48 family metallopeptidase translates to MSIRIVIPIFFVLFSTSTSAGFLDGVKNFGGTVADTGKNVFNKTKSVVGVGDVVDTLEYPFIQSLEIDAQEHNITQQENYSYVDALKQDVLMSRRAGESIEPLENVNIYLNKIAAKLLISWKGYEVNTSIYVVSAEGYTAVARSNGGIFIPIETLNLIESEDELAALIAHEISHVILKHHVVDNLDITLDKTMQYAQIGLALKGGFNQDNISKDLLNFQIANFLITDAFFPKWNRGQENEADLLGTDLLLNAGYSLNGMMSVLKKLAAYENEKEEIIFANYAKSEGEGMNASFSLDIGGLVEQSANKLQDSLAKRHQDTDKRLNRLNNYVKKFYRDRQRPDISTERYIMMVKKDKQFIEHIEGFQASKTARNQMTKVGTNFTEIESNAIKGVSGNNSSDSFARLAMFELRKAQGDIPTALKNLDIAMESGSASYHIYYQKYITYLQAGDFDAAINQLNLIDNEFGKEDIRLPNRIDVVRKSGNPVELMVAECLTKGNMDLFQMCQQAANGQYSPIGI, encoded by the coding sequence ATGTCAATAAGAATAGTTATACCAATTTTTTTTGTTTTATTTAGCACAAGTACTTCAGCAGGCTTTTTGGATGGTGTGAAAAACTTTGGGGGCACAGTTGCCGATACAGGAAAGAATGTTTTTAATAAAACAAAATCTGTGGTCGGTGTTGGTGATGTTGTTGATACTTTGGAATATCCATTTATCCAGAGCCTGGAAATAGATGCTCAAGAACATAATATTACGCAGCAAGAAAATTATTCATATGTTGATGCACTTAAGCAAGATGTTTTAATGTCACGTCGAGCAGGTGAATCAATCGAGCCTCTCGAAAACGTTAATATTTATTTGAATAAAATTGCAGCAAAATTGCTAATTAGCTGGAAAGGCTATGAGGTAAATACATCAATATATGTAGTAAGTGCAGAAGGATATACGGCTGTTGCGAGATCTAATGGAGGAATTTTTATTCCTATCGAAACATTAAATCTAATCGAATCAGAAGATGAGTTAGCTGCACTGATTGCTCATGAAATTTCGCATGTAATACTGAAGCATCACGTTGTTGATAACTTAGATATTACCCTCGATAAAACAATGCAATACGCACAAATCGGATTAGCTTTAAAGGGTGGTTTTAATCAAGATAATATATCTAAAGATCTTCTGAATTTTCAAATTGCAAATTTTTTGATTACAGATGCTTTTTTTCCAAAATGGAACCGTGGTCAGGAAAATGAAGCTGATTTATTAGGTACGGATTTATTGTTAAACGCTGGCTATAGTTTAAACGGCATGATGTCTGTACTCAAAAAGTTAGCTGCTTATGAAAACGAAAAAGAAGAAATTATTTTTGCGAATTATGCGAAGAGTGAAGGGGAAGGAATGAATGCTTCTTTCAGCCTTGATATAGGTGGATTAGTTGAGCAATCAGCTAATAAGTTGCAGGATAGTCTTGCTAAGAGGCACCAAGACACAGATAAACGATTAAATCGCTTAAATAATTATGTAAAAAAGTTTTATCGTGACCGTCAACGACCTGATATATCAACAGAACGTTACATAATGATGGTAAAAAAAGATAAGCAATTTATTGAACATATTGAAGGATTTCAAGCTTCCAAAACAGCTAGGAATCAAATGACTAAAGTAGGTACAAACTTTACTGAAATTGAATCAAACGCAATAAAAGGTGTTAGTGGCAACAATTCTTCAGATAGCTTTGCACGGTTAGCAATGTTCGAATTAAGAAAAGCCCAAGGCGATATACCAACAGCCCTGAAAAATCTAGATATAGCGATGGAATCAGGTAGTGCCAGTTACCATATTTATTATCAAAAATACATAACTTATTTGCAGGCTGGTGACTTCGACGCTGCCATTAATCAGCTCAACCTGATTGATAATGAGTTTGGAAAAGAGGATATCCGCTTACCTAATAGAATTGATGTGGTTCGAAAGAGTGGCAATCCAGTGGAACTTATGGTTGCTGAATGTTTAACCAAAGGTAATATGGATCTATTCCAAATGTGTCAACAAGCGGCTAATGGACAATATAGCCCAATTGGAATTTGA
- a CDS encoding dienelactone hydrolase family protein has protein sequence MKIQSHFADLDTPTGIMRTYIHRPVGEGSYPVILFYSEIFQQTGPIERAARLMASHGYVVLVPEVFHELNPIGTVLSYDDAGRDKGNADKENKDVQGYDTDNEALIKYAKQQSWCNGQFGAMGYCIGGHLAFRAALQPEVKGTACFYATDLHIQKIPNKPGQHSMERLADIKGELLMIWGKQDNHVPSEGRTLIYSKLNETDIPFTWHEFNAEHAFMRDEGDGGRYDAQTAQIGYQLALNLFSRTLC, from the coding sequence ATGAAGATTCAAAGCCATTTTGCCGATCTTGATACACCAACCGGTATTATGCGTACTTACATTCACCGCCCGGTTGGCGAAGGCAGCTACCCTGTCATTTTGTTTTATTCCGAAATTTTCCAGCAAACCGGCCCGATTGAACGTGCTGCCAGATTAATGGCCAGCCACGGCTATGTGGTACTGGTCCCTGAAGTATTCCATGAATTGAATCCTATCGGCACGGTATTGAGCTATGACGATGCCGGTCGTGATAAAGGCAATGCCGATAAAGAAAACAAAGATGTGCAGGGCTATGACACTGATAACGAAGCGTTAATCAAGTATGCAAAACAACAATCTTGGTGTAACGGTCAGTTCGGCGCAATGGGTTATTGTATTGGTGGCCATCTGGCATTTCGTGCAGCCCTGCAACCTGAAGTCAAAGGCACTGCCTGTTTTTATGCCACCGATTTACATATCCAGAAAATCCCGAATAAACCGGGGCAACACAGCATGGAACGGCTGGCTGATATCAAAGGTGAGTTGCTGATGATCTGGGGCAAACAGGACAACCATGTTCCATCTGAAGGCCGCACCTTGATATACAGCAAATTGAATGAAACCGATATTCCTTTTACCTGGCATGAATTCAATGCCGAACATGCGTTTATGCGTGATGAAGGTGATGGCGGTCGATATGATGCTCAGACAGCACAGATTGGTTATCAACTGGCGCTAAATTTATTTAGTCGGACGCTGTGTTAA
- a CDS encoding nuclease-related domain-containing protein, with protein sequence MDFSPLFYSLFSFWSFIPIFIVVAIFKSAWFKGLFGEFIINLFAKWKLDKEVYHLIKNVTLPTEDGTTQIDHIIVSVYGVFVVETKNLRGWIFGSDKQKMWTQQIYKHKNKFQNPLHQNYKHCKTLQSLLSLEDNQIHSVIVFIGESTFKTEIPDNVTCGMDYIRYILSKTDEVLNPLQVMDITRAIEAGRLTPSFKTNRQHVRHVQRIITNKENQHLCPKCGSEMILRETKKGVNAGKQFWGCSEFPKCRLMLPVSQEII encoded by the coding sequence ATGGATTTTTCACCTCTGTTTTATTCCCTCTTCAGCTTTTGGTCTTTCATACCCATTTTTATCGTTGTTGCCATTTTTAAATCCGCCTGGTTTAAAGGTTTATTCGGTGAATTTATCATCAATCTTTTTGCAAAATGGAAACTGGATAAGGAGGTTTATCATTTAATCAAGAATGTGACGTTACCAACCGAGGATGGAACAACTCAGATCGATCATATCATCGTGTCGGTGTATGGCGTATTTGTGGTGGAAACCAAAAACCTTCGGGGATGGATTTTTGGATCAGACAAGCAGAAAATGTGGACACAGCAAATCTACAAACATAAAAATAAATTTCAAAATCCGCTGCATCAAAATTACAAACACTGCAAAACACTCCAATCACTTTTAAGTCTGGAAGATAATCAGATACATTCAGTGATAGTGTTTATCGGTGAAAGTACGTTTAAAACTGAAATACCGGATAACGTAACATGCGGTATGGATTATATCCGCTACATCTTGTCCAAAACTGATGAAGTGTTAAATCCACTTCAGGTAATGGACATCACCCGTGCCATTGAGGCCGGACGCTTAACCCCTTCTTTTAAAACAAATCGTCAACATGTGCGTCATGTTCAAAGAATCATTACAAACAAAGAAAACCAGCATCTTTGCCCGAAATGTGGCAGTGAAATGATCTTAAGAGAAACAAAAAAAGGCGTTAATGCTGGCAAGCAGTTTTGGGGCTGTTCTGAATTTCCAAAATGCCGCTTGATGCTTCCCGTTAGCCAGGAAATCATTTAG